One window from the genome of Sphingomicrobium arenosum encodes:
- the rplM gene encoding 50S ribosomal protein L13: MKALMKTTKPAKPAEVEKKWHIIDAENLVVGRLAAIIANHIRGKHKPSFTPHVDCGDHVVVINADKVRFTSDKANTKVYYKHTGYAGGIKSTTPAKILEGKFPERVLEKAVKNMVPRGPLGRAVMKNLHLYNGTEHPHGGQNPETLDVASMSRKNKVGA; encoded by the coding sequence ATGAAGGCGCTGATGAAGACCACCAAGCCGGCCAAGCCGGCCGAGGTCGAAAAGAAATGGCACATCATCGATGCTGAAAATCTGGTCGTCGGCCGTCTCGCCGCGATCATCGCCAACCACATCCGTGGCAAGCATAAGCCGAGCTTCACGCCGCACGTCGATTGCGGCGACCATGTCGTCGTCATCAATGCCGACAAGGTCCGCTTCACCTCGGACAAGGCGAACACCAAGGTCTACTACAAGCACACCGGCTATGCCGGCGGCATCAAGTCGACCACGCCTGCCAAGATCCTCGAGGGCAAGTTCCCCGAGCGCGTGCTTGAGAAGGCCGTGAAGAACATGGTTCCCCGCGGTCCGCTTGGCCGTGCGGTCATGAAGAACCTGCATCTCTACAACGGCACCGAGCATCCGCACGGTGGCCAGAACCCCGAAACGCTCGACGTCGCGTCGATGAGCCGCAAGAACAAGGTGGGTGCGTAA
- the cutA gene encoding divalent-cation tolerance protein CutA → MTDDQAASVYIVCGSAEEAETIATALVEERLAACCNILGPATSIYRWQGKVERATEVPMIAKSVQGQVGALVDRVRKLHSYDNPAITVWPITGLPGDYHDWILANVGPKKRG, encoded by the coding sequence ATGACGGACGATCAGGCTGCCAGCGTCTACATCGTCTGCGGCTCGGCCGAAGAGGCCGAAACCATCGCCACCGCGCTGGTCGAGGAACGGCTCGCCGCCTGCTGCAACATCCTTGGCCCCGCCACCTCCATCTATCGCTGGCAAGGCAAGGTCGAGCGCGCCACCGAAGTGCCGATGATCGCCAAGAGCGTGCAGGGCCAGGTCGGCGCGCTCGTCGATCGCGTCCGCAAGCTGCACAGCTACGACAATCCGGCGATCACCGTCTGGCCGATCACCGGCCTGCCCGGCGACTATCACGACTGGATCCTCGCCAACGTCGGCCCGAAAAAGCGCGGCTGA
- a CDS encoding diacylglycerol kinase — translation MKGLKALWREEPTTRFHAVTSIATLLAALALGLARWEWALIVIMIGLVWFAEAVNTAIERLADAVTLEHHPLIGKAKDVASTSVFLASLTATAVGALIFVPHILALIDG, via the coding sequence TTGAAGGGCCTGAAGGCGCTGTGGCGCGAGGAGCCGACCACGCGCTTTCATGCCGTCACCAGCATCGCCACCCTGCTCGCGGCGCTGGCCCTCGGCCTGGCGCGGTGGGAATGGGCGCTGATCGTGATCATGATCGGGCTTGTCTGGTTCGCGGAAGCCGTCAATACGGCGATCGAGCGGCTCGCCGATGCCGTGACGCTCGAGCATCATCCGCTCATCGGCAAGGCCAAGGACGTGGCCTCGACCTCCGTCTTCCTCGCCAGCCTGACGGCGACGGCCGTGGGTGCGCTGATATTCGTCCCGCACATCTTGGCGCTGATCGATGGATAG
- the dxs gene encoding 1-deoxy-D-xylulose-5-phosphate synthase produces MTKRPDTPLLDTVEYPSDIRKLDKSQLRQLSDELRAEMIDAVSTSGGHLGSGLGVVELTVAIHYVFDTPDDRLIWDVGHQCYPHKIVTGRRDRIRTIRQGGGLSGFTKRAESEYDPFGAAHSSTSISAGVGFAVANKLAGREGRAIAVIGDGSMSAGLAYEAMNNAEQAGNRLVVILNDNDMSIAPPVGGLSHYLARLVSSEAYLGVRDFASRLIRRISKRVHKSASKAEEYARGMVTGGTLFEELGFYYVGPVDGHDVETLVDILENVRDAEEGPILVHARTVKGKGYEPAENAADKYHGVAKFDVVSGEQKKSSGGPPSYTKVFANALIAEAERDDKIVGITAAMPSGTGMDAFEQAFPERMFDVGIAEQHGVCFAAGLAAQGHKPFVAIYSTFLQRAYDQVVHDVAIQNLPVRFAMDRAGLVGADGCTHAGSFDLAYLCTLPNFVVMAASDEAELTHMVHTMAMYDDGPIAVRYPRGAGTGVDIPAQPEKLEIGKGRIVKEGKTVALMCLGTRMEECKKAAAMLEAKGLSVTIADMRFAKPLDEALIRDLLSRHEVAVTIEEAAVGGFGAHVLTMASDEGITDSGVKIRTMRLPDTFQDQDAPDKQYEEAGLTAPDIVETVLTALKRNDVRDEGVVA; encoded by the coding sequence ATGACCAAACGCCCCGACACGCCGCTGCTCGATACGGTCGAGTATCCTTCCGACATCCGCAAGCTGGACAAGAGCCAGCTGCGGCAGCTCAGCGATGAACTTCGCGCCGAGATGATCGATGCCGTCTCGACCTCGGGCGGGCATCTGGGATCGGGGCTCGGCGTGGTCGAGCTCACCGTGGCGATCCATTATGTGTTCGACACCCCCGATGACCGGCTGATCTGGGACGTCGGGCATCAATGCTATCCGCACAAGATCGTGACCGGCAGGCGCGATCGGATCCGCACCATCCGCCAGGGTGGCGGGCTGTCGGGTTTCACCAAGCGCGCCGAGAGCGAATATGACCCGTTCGGCGCGGCGCATAGCTCGACCTCGATTTCCGCCGGTGTCGGTTTCGCCGTGGCCAACAAGCTGGCCGGTCGCGAAGGCCGCGCCATCGCGGTGATCGGCGATGGGTCGATGAGCGCGGGGCTCGCCTATGAGGCGATGAACAATGCCGAGCAGGCGGGCAATCGGCTGGTCGTCATCCTCAACGACAATGACATGTCGATCGCGCCGCCCGTCGGCGGGCTGTCGCATTATCTGGCGCGGCTGGTATCGAGCGAGGCCTATCTTGGCGTGCGCGACTTTGCCTCGCGCCTGATCCGCCGCATCTCCAAGCGCGTCCACAAGAGCGCCTCCAAGGCCGAGGAATATGCGCGCGGCATGGTGACCGGCGGCACGTTGTTCGAGGAACTGGGCTTCTATTATGTCGGCCCGGTCGACGGCCATGACGTCGAGACGCTGGTCGATATTCTCGAAAATGTCCGCGACGCCGAGGAAGGGCCGATCCTCGTTCATGCCCGCACCGTGAAGGGCAAGGGCTACGAGCCGGCCGAAAATGCCGCCGACAAATATCATGGCGTCGCCAAGTTCGACGTGGTCTCGGGCGAACAGAAGAAGAGTTCGGGCGGGCCGCCCTCCTATACCAAGGTATTCGCCAATGCGCTGATCGCCGAGGCGGAGCGCGACGACAAGATCGTCGGCATCACCGCCGCCATGCCCTCGGGCACGGGCATGGACGCCTTCGAACAGGCCTTCCCCGAGCGCATGTTCGACGTCGGCATCGCCGAGCAGCATGGCGTATGCTTTGCCGCCGGTCTGGCCGCGCAGGGGCACAAGCCCTTCGTCGCCATCTACTCGACCTTCCTTCAGCGCGCCTACGACCAGGTCGTGCACGACGTGGCGATCCAGAATTTGCCCGTGCGCTTCGCGATGGACCGCGCCGGCCTCGTCGGCGCCGATGGCTGCACCCATGCGGGCAGCTTCGACCTTGCCTATTTGTGCACGCTCCCCAATTTCGTCGTCATGGCCGCCTCCGACGAGGCCGAATTGACGCACATGGTGCATACCATGGCGATGTATGACGATGGCCCTATTGCGGTGCGTTATCCGCGCGGCGCGGGCACGGGGGTCGACATCCCCGCACAGCCCGAAAAGCTCGAGATCGGCAAGGGCCGCATCGTCAAGGAAGGCAAGACCGTCGCGCTGATGTGCCTCGGCACGCGCATGGAGGAATGCAAGAAGGCGGCTGCCATGCTCGAGGCCAAGGGCCTCAGCGTGACCATCGCCGACATGCGCTTTGCCAAGCCCTTGGACGAGGCGCTGATCCGCGACCTCCTGTCGCGCCATGAAGTCGCGGTGACGATCGAGGAGGCCGCGGTCGGCGGGTTCGGCGCGCATGTGCTGACGATGGCTTCGGACGAAGGCATTACCGACAGCGGCGTCAAGATCCGCACCATGCGCCTGCCCGACACCTTTCAGGACCAGGATGCGCCCGATAAGCAGTATGAAGAGGCCGGACTGACGGCACCCGACATCGTCGAGACGGTGCTGACCGCGCTGAAGCGCAACGACGTGCGCGACGAAGGGGTGGTCGCCTGA
- a CDS encoding Fur family transcriptional regulator: MAEQHEHHHHHHQGADLKVAARDQMIGQGEQWTDMRAAVFDALATFDQPASAYDIAEKVGQARGKRVAANSVYRILDLFVNANLAARVESANAYVANEHPGCLHDCIFLICDDCGKATHLDDDVISGGVREAAAGAGFKAKRPVIEVRGTCEDCGD; the protein is encoded by the coding sequence ATGGCCGAGCAGCACGAACATCATCACCATCATCATCAGGGCGCCGACCTCAAGGTCGCGGCGCGCGACCAGATGATTGGGCAGGGCGAGCAATGGACCGACATGCGCGCCGCGGTGTTCGATGCGCTCGCGACCTTCGACCAGCCGGCATCCGCCTATGACATCGCCGAAAAGGTAGGGCAGGCGCGGGGCAAGCGGGTTGCTGCCAACAGCGTCTATCGCATCCTCGATCTGTTCGTGAACGCCAATCTCGCCGCGCGGGTCGAGAGTGCCAACGCCTATGTCGCCAATGAGCATCCGGGCTGCCTGCACGACTGCATCTTCCTCATCTGCGACGATTGCGGCAAGGCGACCCACCTCGATGATGACGTCATCTCGGGCGGGGTGCGCGAGGCGGCCGCGGGCGCGGGTTTCAAGGCCAAGCGTCCGGTCATCGAGGTGCGCGGCACCTGCGAGGATTGCGGCGACTAG
- a CDS encoding MerC domain-containing protein, protein MNAMLRQPTSLDRLAIGLSGLCLVHCLATAVFVATLASAGGLLGSELVHEIGLGVAMILGAFSLGRGITEHGYMMPSAVGGLGLGAMGGALTLPHDGSELVATMVGVGILALGHRLNQMARD, encoded by the coding sequence ATGAACGCGATGCTTCGCCAACCCACGAGCCTCGATCGGCTGGCCATCGGCCTGTCGGGTCTTTGTCTCGTGCACTGTCTCGCGACCGCCGTATTCGTCGCGACGCTGGCGAGCGCGGGCGGGCTCTTGGGCAGCGAACTCGTCCACGAGATCGGCCTCGGCGTGGCGATGATCCTCGGCGCTTTTTCGCTGGGGCGCGGCATCACCGAACATGGCTATATGATGCCGAGCGCGGTGGGCGGTCTCGGCCTTGGCGCGATGGGCGGGGCGCTCACGCTGCCGCATGACGGCAGCGAACTGGTCGCGACCATGGTCGGCGTCGGCATTCTCGCGCTTGGCCACCGCCTCAACCAGATGGCGCGCGACTAG
- a CDS encoding COX15/CtaA family protein, translated as MDRPVAAPLGATARPIAIAHWLLAVAGLVFLMVVVGGITRLTESGLSITRWDLVTGTLPPLSQAAWETQFALYQATPEYIEINGPAGMTLESYKFIYFWEWFHRLLGRLVGLAFAVPLAWFWIRRAIPQGYRPRLLALLALGASQGALGWFMVQSGLADRTDVSHFRLSAHLLTALFILAGLVWTALDLRQLAKGNARPARLVGLSIGVITILFVQLLLGAWVAGLDAGYITTEWPLMNDAFVPAGIDWAMGPLYTLTHDPFLLHFLHRWWAWVAVAALVVLARRVKPVDRRASIAIHSALGVQILLGIATVMSGMNITLAVLHQAVGALLVAATAWGTHIIGRAK; from the coding sequence ATGGATCGTCCCGTTGCCGCGCCGCTGGGCGCCACTGCTCGCCCCATCGCCATTGCCCATTGGCTGTTGGCCGTGGCGGGCCTCGTCTTCCTCATGGTCGTCGTCGGCGGCATCACAAGGCTGACCGAAAGCGGGCTGTCGATCACCCGCTGGGACCTCGTCACCGGCACGCTCCCGCCCCTGTCGCAAGCCGCGTGGGAGACGCAATTCGCGCTCTATCAGGCGACGCCCGAATATATCGAGATCAACGGCCCTGCGGGCATGACGCTCGAAAGCTACAAGTTCATCTATTTCTGGGAGTGGTTCCACCGCCTGCTCGGGCGCCTCGTCGGCCTCGCCTTCGCCGTGCCGCTCGCCTGGTTCTGGATCCGCCGCGCCATCCCGCAAGGCTATAGGCCGCGCCTCCTCGCGCTGCTCGCGTTGGGCGCAAGCCAGGGCGCGCTCGGATGGTTCATGGTGCAGTCGGGGCTCGCCGACCGCACCGACGTGTCGCATTTCCGCCTCTCGGCGCACCTCCTCACCGCGCTGTTCATCCTTGCCGGGCTCGTCTGGACCGCGCTCGATCTCAGGCAGCTCGCCAAGGGCAACGCCCGCCCCGCCCGGCTCGTCGGCCTGTCGATCGGCGTCATCACGATCCTCTTCGTCCAGCTGCTGCTCGGCGCGTGGGTGGCGGGGCTCGATGCGGGGTACATCACCACCGAATGGCCGCTGATGAACGATGCGTTCGTGCCCGCCGGGATCGACTGGGCGATGGGGCCCCTCTACACGCTCACGCACGACCCCTTCCTGCTGCATTTCCTCCACCGCTGGTGGGCATGGGTCGCGGTCGCCGCGCTGGTCGTGCTGGCGCGCCGCGTAAAGCCCGTCGACCGCCGCGCTTCGATCGCCATCCATTCGGCTCTGGGCGTGCAGATCCTGCTCGGCATCGCCACCGTGATGAGCGGCATGAACATCACGCTGGCCGTCCTGCACCAGGCCGTCGGCGCGCTCCTCGTCGCCGCGACCGCCTGGGGCACCCATATCATCGGGAGAGCCAAATGA
- the rpsI gene encoding 30S ribosomal protein S9: MADEKKGLEDLKELTGAQTAGTTKEDTVTAPEATDGDTAAAPEAPAQPEAPLREQELDQYGRAYATGRRKDAVARVWVKPGSGKITINGRDQSVYFARPTQRLVINQPFGITDRAGQYDVIATVKGGGLSGQAGAVLHGIAQALTKYEPALRTTIKRAGFLTRDSRVVERKKYGRAKARRSFQFSKR, from the coding sequence ATGGCTGACGAAAAGAAGGGTCTCGAGGACCTCAAGGAACTGACCGGCGCGCAGACTGCCGGCACCACCAAGGAAGACACCGTCACCGCTCCCGAAGCGACCGACGGCGACACCGCTGCCGCTCCCGAAGCGCCGGCCCAGCCGGAAGCCCCGCTGCGCGAGCAGGAACTCGACCAGTATGGCCGCGCCTATGCGACCGGCCGTCGTAAGGACGCCGTTGCGCGCGTCTGGGTCAAGCCGGGTTCGGGCAAGATCACCATCAACGGCCGCGACCAGTCGGTCTATTTCGCGCGTCCGACGCAGCGTCTCGTCATCAACCAGCCGTTCGGCATCACCGATCGTGCCGGCCAGTATGACGTGATCGCCACCGTCAAGGGCGGCGGCCTGTCGGGCCAGGCCGGCGCGGTGCTCCACGGCATCGCCCAGGCGCTGACCAAGTATGAGCCGGCGCTGCGCACCACCATCAAGCGCGCGGGCTTCCTGACCCGCGACAGCCGTGTGGTCGAGCGTAAGAAGTACGGCCGTGCGAAGGCACGTCGTTCGTTCCAGTTCTCGAAGCGCTAA
- a CDS encoding amidohydrolase family protein — translation MRILATLLATIVAPCAAIAQPTLLVPERVFDGEAMHEGWQVLVDGETIRAVGPDLDAPADARTIAVPGTLLPGLIDGHSHLFLTSYALTDWDVQVAQESDAYRTARAVGYAEDALMAGFTTLRDLGTEGAGYADVGLKRAIDEGLVPGPRLLIATRALVATGAYPPIPVDRDGHVHVGAEEADGEELVRAVRRQMGGGADVIKFYADTNWRPGEGKVPSFSLDELTAGIATAKEGGRNVAVHARIPASMIRAARAGADTIEHGDMGNLEAFRVMAEEGTAYCPTVSVIDQITRFGGWDGSEPAPPVVANSRAAFAAALEAGVTMCVGSDVGAYPFGQNHLELELMVAYGMEAEDVLRAATSGNAAIFDLDDRGRIAPGLLADLIIVAGDPSARIEAIRDVRLVMKGGEIVRQD, via the coding sequence ATGCGGATCCTTGCTACCCTACTCGCCACGATCGTCGCGCCTTGCGCCGCCATCGCCCAGCCCACCCTCCTCGTCCCCGAGCGCGTGTTCGATGGCGAGGCGATGCACGAGGGCTGGCAGGTCCTCGTCGATGGCGAGACGATCCGCGCCGTCGGCCCTGACCTCGATGCGCCTGCCGATGCGCGCACCATCGCGGTGCCGGGCACGCTCCTGCCGGGCCTCATCGACGGGCACAGCCACCTCTTCCTCACTAGTTATGCGCTGACCGACTGGGACGTGCAGGTCGCGCAGGAAAGCGATGCCTATCGCACCGCACGCGCGGTCGGCTATGCCGAGGATGCGCTGATGGCGGGGTTCACCACCTTGCGCGATCTCGGCACCGAGGGCGCCGGCTATGCCGATGTCGGCCTGAAGCGCGCCATCGACGAAGGCCTCGTCCCCGGCCCCCGCCTCCTCATCGCCACGCGCGCGCTGGTCGCCACCGGCGCCTATCCCCCCATCCCCGTCGATCGCGACGGCCATGTCCATGTGGGTGCCGAAGAGGCTGACGGCGAAGAGCTCGTCCGCGCCGTGCGCCGCCAGATGGGCGGCGGTGCCGATGTCATCAAATTCTATGCCGACACCAATTGGCGCCCCGGCGAGGGCAAGGTGCCGAGTTTCTCGCTCGACGAGCTCACCGCCGGGATCGCCACGGCGAAGGAGGGCGGCCGCAACGTCGCCGTCCACGCCCGCATCCCCGCCTCGATGATCCGCGCCGCGCGCGCGGGGGCGGACACGATCGAACATGGCGACATGGGCAATCTCGAAGCCTTTCGCGTCATGGCCGAGGAAGGCACCGCCTATTGCCCGACCGTCTCGGTGATCGACCAGATCACGCGATTCGGCGGCTGGGACGGGAGCGAACCGGCCCCGCCCGTCGTCGCCAACAGCCGCGCCGCCTTTGCCGCCGCCCTCGAGGCGGGCGTCACCATGTGCGTGGGCTCGGACGTCGGCGCCTATCCCTTCGGCCAGAACCATCTCGAGCTCGAACTGATGGTCGCCTACGGGATGGAAGCCGAAGACGTGCTGCGCGCCGCCACCAGCGGCAATGCCGCCATCTTCGACCTCGATGATCGGGGCCGCATCGCCCCCGGCCTGCTCGCCGATCTCATCATTGTCGCGGGCGATCCCTCCGCGCGCATCGAGGCCATCCGCGATGTCCGGCTCGTCATGAAAGGCGGCGAGATCGTCCGTCAGGACTAA